One part of the Streptomyces sp. AM 2-1-1 genome encodes these proteins:
- a CDS encoding nucleotidyltransferase domain-containing protein codes for MDDSATLALIDRFLRGIREVLPGVTLWAHGSLAGGDYRPGRSDLDLIAVTDLPPTPQQERRLAAVHHAVAHGDPLAAKLHCSYVAVPELADTALTHTTWAHEELTRRSVTPVTRRELASFGAVLHGRPVASVLPPVTDEELAEFILGDLEGFWLPALDHPDHTEYMRHDIWVDLALLTPARAAVTLRTGRLITKGEALEVLRSWDAPPEVVADIEERRYGSPAPATEGWTVRRGRLARDFARTAVGGLIAEFRPGTGTHP; via the coding sequence ATGGACGACTCCGCCACCCTGGCGCTCATCGATCGTTTCCTGCGCGGGATCAGGGAGGTCCTGCCGGGAGTCACCCTGTGGGCCCACGGCTCCCTCGCCGGCGGTGACTACCGGCCCGGCCGCAGCGACCTCGACCTCATCGCCGTCACCGATCTGCCCCCGACCCCGCAGCAGGAGCGGCGGCTGGCAGCGGTGCACCACGCGGTCGCCCACGGTGATCCCCTGGCGGCGAAGCTGCACTGCAGCTACGTCGCGGTGCCCGAGTTGGCGGACACGGCGCTCACCCACACGACGTGGGCGCACGAGGAGCTGACACGGCGGTCCGTCACCCCGGTGACCCGGCGCGAACTCGCGTCGTTCGGGGCCGTCCTGCACGGGCGGCCCGTCGCCTCCGTGCTGCCGCCGGTGACCGACGAGGAGCTGGCGGAGTTCATCCTCGGCGACCTGGAGGGCTTCTGGTTGCCCGCGCTCGACCATCCCGATCACACCGAGTACATGCGCCACGACATCTGGGTCGACCTCGCCCTGCTGACACCGGCCCGGGCGGCCGTCACGTTGCGGACCGGCCGGCTCATCACCAAGGGCGAGGCACTGGAGGTCCTCCGTTCGTGGGACGCGCCGCCGGAGGTGGTGGCCGACATCGAGGAGCGCCGGTACGGATCCCCCGCACCGGCCACCGAGGGGTGGACCGTCCGCCGGGGGCGGCTGGCGCGTGACTTCGCGAGGACAGCCGTCGGCGGGCTGATCGCCGAGTTCCGGCCGGGAACCGGTACACACCCGTGA
- a CDS encoding DNA starvation/stationary phase protection protein: MSVVKSPLSDADLKTVGEALQGALVDLVDLSLAAKQVHWNVVGPRFRSVHLQLDDVVDTARQHSDTVAERASAVGVNPDGRSATIARTTAIDVVPDGWIKDADAVKVLVDALEIVIGRMRQRIEVTADPDPVSQDILIAVTADLEKHAWMFQAESA, from the coding sequence ATGTCTGTCGTGAAGAGCCCGCTTTCCGATGCCGACCTCAAGACGGTGGGCGAAGCGCTCCAAGGCGCCCTGGTCGACCTGGTCGACCTCTCGCTGGCCGCCAAGCAGGTCCACTGGAACGTCGTCGGTCCGCGCTTCCGCTCCGTGCACCTGCAGCTCGACGACGTCGTGGACACCGCCCGGCAGCACTCCGACACGGTGGCCGAGCGCGCCTCCGCAGTCGGCGTCAACCCGGACGGCCGGTCCGCCACCATCGCCCGTACGACGGCCATCGACGTCGTACCGGACGGCTGGATCAAGGACGCCGACGCGGTGAAGGTCCTCGTCGACGCCCTGGAGATCGTGATCGGCCGGATGCGGCAGCGCATCGAAGTCACCGCCGACCCCGATCCGGTGAGCCAGGACATCCTGATCGCCGTGACGGCCGACCTCGAGAAGCACGCCTGGATGTTCCAGGCGGAGAGTGCCTGA
- a CDS encoding helix-turn-helix transcriptional regulator — protein MILLRRLLGDVLRRQRQRQGRTLREVSSSARVSLGYLSEVERGQKEASSELLSAICDALDVRMSELMREVSDELSLAELAESAAASDPVHVPVRPMLNSVSVASVAGVPAGRVTIKAPAEAVDVVAA, from the coding sequence ATGATTCTGCTCCGTCGCCTGCTGGGTGACGTGCTGCGTCGGCAGCGCCAGCGCCAAGGCCGTACTCTGCGCGAAGTCTCCTCGTCCGCCCGGGTCTCGCTCGGCTATCTCTCCGAGGTGGAGCGGGGGCAGAAGGAGGCATCCTCCGAGCTGCTCTCCGCGATTTGCGACGCGCTTGACGTACGGATGTCCGAGCTCATGCGTGAAGTGAGCGATGAGCTGTCACTCGCCGAACTCGCCGAGTCGGCGGCAGCCAGTGATCCGGTCCATGTGCCGGTACGCCCCATGCTCAACTCCGTCTCCGTGGCTTCGGTGGCGGGTGTGCCGGCGGGACGGGTGACGATCAAGGCGCCCGCGGAAGCGGTGGATGTCGTCGCTGCCTGA
- a CDS encoding CinA family protein, whose translation MTAAARVLRQLVERGETLAVAESLTGGLVAAEITSVPGASRAFRGSVTAYATPLKHRLLGVDPGLLAERGAVDSDVARGMASGVRAALGADWGISTTGVAGPEPQDGQPVGTVFVAVAGPRGLGKVTALRLNGDRTDIRRESVLGVLELLSGELAEDAGTQDTEQNGGN comes from the coding sequence GTGACGGCCGCCGCCCGGGTATTGCGGCAGCTCGTGGAGCGCGGTGAGACCCTCGCCGTGGCCGAGTCCCTGACCGGTGGCCTGGTCGCGGCGGAAATCACCTCCGTGCCGGGCGCGTCGCGAGCCTTCCGGGGATCCGTGACCGCCTACGCGACTCCGCTGAAGCACCGGTTGCTGGGGGTCGACCCGGGTCTGCTCGCGGAGCGCGGGGCGGTGGACTCCGACGTCGCCCGCGGTATGGCGTCGGGGGTGCGCGCGGCGCTCGGCGCCGACTGGGGCATCTCGACGACCGGGGTCGCCGGGCCCGAACCCCAGGACGGGCAGCCGGTGGGCACGGTCTTCGTCGCGGTCGCGGGACCGCGTGGACTCGGTAAAGTCACGGCACTGCGGTTGAACGGCGACCGGACGGACATCCGTAGAGAGAGCGTGCTCGGCGTCCTGGAACTGCTCTCCGGCGAACTCGCGGAAGACGCGGGGACACAGGATACGGAACAGAACGGGGGGAATTGA